The genomic window GATCACCTGCTCGTTGGCGAGCACTGTGTGATCCACCGGGTCCCAGTTGACCCAGCTTTCCTTCCGGTAGACCAGACCGGCGTTATAGAGGTCGAGGAACAGCGCCTGTTCCTGCCCATAGTATTCCGGATCGCAGGTGGCGAACTCGCGGGACCAGTCGATGGCGAAGCCCAGCAGTTTCAGCTGGTCGCGCATGGTGGCGATGTTGGCATAGGTCCAGCTCGCCGGGTGCACCTTCTTCTCGAAGGCGGCGTTCTCGGCGGGCATGCCGAAGGCGTCCCAGCCCATGGGGTGCAGCACTTCATAGCCTTGCGCGCGGCGGAACCGGGCGATCACGTCGCCCATGGTGTAGTTCCGCACGTGGCCGATGTGGATGCGCCCCGAAGGATAGGGAAACATCTCAAGCACATAGGCCTTGGGCTTGCCGGACTGGTCTTGCGCCTGGAAAGTCTTACGCTCTTCCCAAACGCGCTGCCACTTGGCCTCCGCGGCCTTCGGATTATAGCGAGTCATGGACCTGGATCAGTTCTGTACGATGGTTACTCGACGCCGACCGAACCCTGCCGGATCTGCCGGGCGCGGGTGAGAATAGCGTCTTCAAGCTTCTGCACGGTGCCGGCCTGAACCGGAGCATCCACCCACGCGCCGTTCTGCTGCACCTGGCGCTGCACCGCCACCTTGATGGCATCGGCGCGCAGGTCGCGGTCCAGCACATAAGCTGAGAGCTTGAAGCGTTCATTGGGGACCTTGGGGTTCACCTTCCAGTCGGTCAGGATAACGCCGCT from Pedomonas mirosovicensis includes these protein-coding regions:
- a CDS encoding DUF3576 domain-containing protein — translated: MKLVVRIALGLGTALGLAACGGGDHPTPAKLPPAKVTTLGINTYLWRAALDVLSFMPTTQVDANSGVILTDWKVNPKVPNERFKLSAYVLDRDLRADAIKVAVQRQVQQNGAWVDAPVQAGTVQKLEDAILTRARQIRQGSVGVE